A genomic region of Anopheles coustani chromosome 3, idAnoCousDA_361_x.2, whole genome shotgun sequence contains the following coding sequences:
- the LOC131259396 gene encoding mpv17-like protein has protein sequence MWWKFIVDVTNEYKILRGMLSYSALWPIGSLIQQTFEGKRLHTYDWERCLRYSLYGTFVSAPMLYTWMRCANIMWPRTDFRSSLAKAFTEQAAYDPFAIVFFFYGMSILERKTQQQAGDEAKAKFWDTYKVGFFYWPVVQTVNFSLIKPKNQIIVAGFFSLIWTTFLAYNKSSQKPQQILQVA, from the coding sequence ATGTGGTGGAAATTCATCGTCGATGTTACGAATGAGTACAAGATCCTGCGGGGTATGCTCTCCTACTCCGCACTCTGGCCGATAGGAAGCCTCATCCAGCAGACGTTCGAGGGCAAACGGCTGCACACGTATGACTGGGAGCGCTGCCTTCGCTACAGCCTGTACGGAACGTTCGTCTCGGCCCCGATGCTCTACACGTGGATGCGCTGTGCCAACATCATGTGGCCCCGGACGGACTTCCGGTCTTCGCTGGCCAAAGCGTTCACCGAGCAGGCCGCCTACGACCCGTTCGCCATCGTGTTCTTCTTCTACGGCATGAGTATCCTCGAGCGAAAGACACAGCAGCAGGCCGGCGACGAGGCGAAGGCCAAGTTCTGGGACACCTACAAGGTGGGTTTCTTCTACTGGCCTGTGGTGCAAACCGTCAACTTTTCGCTGATCAAGCCGAAAAACCAGATCATCGTGGCCGGTTTCTTCAGCCTCATCTGGACCACGTTTTTGGCGTACAACAAGTCGAGTCAGAAACCGCAACAAATACTCCAGGTGGCGTAG